One segment of Triticum aestivum cultivar Chinese Spring chromosome 2A, IWGSC CS RefSeq v2.1, whole genome shotgun sequence DNA contains the following:
- the LOC123191185 gene encoding uncharacterized protein isoform X2, translated as MGAFARPPGLLPPPPSSSPRLTYCDRDAVGSSVAGPRPSPLLPLTVHVAPTSSPDCPASTREATEAGIGSASLCIVFSRQPQVDELDMPFLNVYLDYLWAPNFWSNKHLGGVNAFFGLTSNQ; from the exons ATGGGGGCTTTCGCGAGACCTCCTGGCCTTCTGCCACCGCCGCCGAGTTCGTCCCCCAGGCTGACATACTGCGATCGGGACGCCGTCGGATCCTCTGTCGCGGGCCCACGTCCCAGTCCTCTCCTTCCTCTCACAGTTCATGTAGCCCCTACATCCTCCCCTGATTGTCCAG CCTCCACACGCGAAGCCACCGAGGCAGGAATCGGAAGTGCCAGTCTGTGCATCGTGTTCTCACGCCAACCCCAAG TGGATGAGTTGGATATGCCATTCCTCAATGTGTACCTGGATTATCTTTGGGCACCTAATTTTTGG TCTAACAAACATCTTGGAGGTGTGAATGCTTTCTTCGGTCTGACAAGTAATCAATAA
- the LOC123191185 gene encoding uncharacterized protein isoform X1: MGAFARPPGLLPPPPSSSPRLTYCDRDAVGSSVAGPRPSPLLPLTVHVAPTSSPDCPASTREATEAGIGSASLCIVFSRQPQVDELDMPFLNVYLDYLWAPNFWVGVNFAQTVCFIILAARFALVPNFAGEIHTVIHIMNIVHNQYSLLSNYMYRKEYSEVNSCYVNSLTNILEV; encoded by the exons ATGGGGGCTTTCGCGAGACCTCCTGGCCTTCTGCCACCGCCGCCGAGTTCGTCCCCCAGGCTGACATACTGCGATCGGGACGCCGTCGGATCCTCTGTCGCGGGCCCACGTCCCAGTCCTCTCCTTCCTCTCACAGTTCATGTAGCCCCTACATCCTCCCCTGATTGTCCAG CCTCCACACGCGAAGCCACCGAGGCAGGAATCGGAAGTGCCAGTCTGTGCATCGTGTTCTCACGCCAACCCCAAG TGGATGAGTTGGATATGCCATTCCTCAATGTGTACCTGGATTATCTTTGGGCACCTAATTTTTGGGTAGGTGTTAATTTTGCTCAAACTGTCTGTTTTATTATTCTAGCAGCCCGCTTCGCTTTGGTTCCTAATTTTGCCGGAGAGATTCACACTGTCATTCATATTATGAATATAGTTCATAACCAGTATTCTCTTTTATCTAATTATATGTACAGAAAGGAGTACTCTGAAGTGAATTCATGCTATGTTAACAGTCTAACAAACATCTTGGAGGTGTGA